From Thermomonas sp. XSG, one genomic window encodes:
- a CDS encoding low molecular weight protein-tyrosine-phosphatase, whose amino-acid sequence MARATGILMVCLGNICRSPTAEGVLRLRLEEAGLSSRARVDSAATGSSHIGHPPDERAIACAAKHGVDITALRARRLALEDFDEFDTILCADRTILHEARMRKPRTSHAQVELLLEWSGVGKKDVPDPYYGNARDFEQAFKLVDAAAHGIVERVRQGRF is encoded by the coding sequence ATGGCTAGAGCCACCGGCATCCTCATGGTGTGCCTGGGCAACATCTGCCGCTCGCCCACCGCCGAGGGCGTACTGCGCCTGCGGCTGGAAGAAGCGGGGCTGTCGTCGCGCGCGCGCGTGGATTCCGCGGCCACCGGCAGTTCGCACATCGGCCACCCGCCGGACGAACGCGCCATTGCGTGCGCGGCGAAGCACGGCGTCGACATTACCGCGTTGCGCGCGCGCCGGCTGGCGCTGGAAGACTTCGACGAGTTCGACACCATCCTGTGCGCCGACCGCACCATCCTGCACGAGGCGCGCATGCGCAAGCCGCGCACCTCGCATGCGCAGGTGGAGCTGCTGCTGGAATGGAGCGGGGTGGGCAAGAAGGACGTGCCGGATCCGTACTACGGCAATGCACGCGATTTCGAGCAGGCGTTCAAGCTGGTCGATGCCGCCGCGCACGGCATCGTGGAGCGGGTGCGCCAAGGTCGGTTCTGA
- the uvrC gene encoding excinuclease ABC subunit UvrC codes for MGKRGTPVPEFDGRAFAAAQPLAPGVYRMFDADGGLLYVGKARALRNRVGSYFNATPKPTRIMAMLAQLARIETTVTRSEADALLLENQLIKSLQPRYNVMLRDDKSYPFVLLTKEQWPRLAFHRGPRAIPGRYFGPYPSAASVRETLNLMHKLFRLRSCEDSVFRNRSRPCLQYQIGRCSAPCVGLVDERDYADSVRRATLFLEGRSQELGDELGASMQAASDALEFEQAARLRDLIATIRKLQARQYVDGRSADLDVLGVAMQGAAACVLLLAFRDGRNLGTRAFFPKTNGEDSAAEVLAAFVSQYYAEQPPPAEIVLDGDIPERELIEQALTEHAGRRVELRTSVRGERAAHLELVRRNAQLTLATELASSSAQQARAQALQELLGLPALPARIECFDISHTMGEATVASCVVFDAQGPVRKQYRRYNITGIEPGDDYAAMHQALQRRFRPAAEGEPDAVLPDVLLIDGGAGQVAQARDVLTDAGITGIALVGVAKGPERKPGAETLLLPDGREVQPGAASPALQLVQQVRDEAHRFAITGHRGKRQKARSTSRLEDIAGIGPRRRAALLKHFGGLQGLRAAPVDELAKVEGINRALAQRLWDSLHGLATDAATGGDGK; via the coding sequence ATGGGCAAGCGCGGAACGCCAGTACCGGAATTCGATGGCCGCGCATTCGCGGCCGCGCAGCCGCTGGCGCCGGGCGTCTACCGCATGTTCGACGCCGACGGCGGCCTGCTCTACGTCGGCAAGGCGCGCGCCCTGCGCAACCGCGTGGGCAGCTATTTCAACGCCACCCCGAAGCCGACCCGCATCATGGCGATGCTGGCGCAGTTGGCGCGCATCGAAACCACTGTCACCCGCAGCGAGGCCGACGCGCTGCTGCTGGAAAACCAGCTGATCAAGTCGTTGCAGCCGCGTTACAACGTGATGCTGCGCGACGACAAGAGCTATCCCTTCGTCCTGCTGACCAAGGAGCAGTGGCCGCGGCTGGCCTTCCATCGCGGCCCGCGCGCGATCCCGGGGCGCTACTTCGGCCCGTATCCCAGCGCCGCATCGGTGCGCGAGACGCTCAACCTGATGCACAAGCTGTTCCGCCTGCGCAGCTGCGAGGACAGCGTGTTCCGCAACCGCAGCCGGCCCTGCCTGCAATACCAGATCGGCCGCTGCAGCGCGCCCTGCGTGGGGCTGGTGGACGAGCGCGATTACGCGGATTCGGTGCGCCGTGCCACGCTGTTTCTGGAGGGACGCAGCCAGGAGCTGGGCGACGAGCTCGGCGCGTCGATGCAGGCCGCCAGCGACGCGCTGGAGTTCGAACAGGCCGCGCGCCTGCGCGACCTGATCGCCACCATCCGCAAGCTGCAGGCGCGCCAGTACGTGGATGGGCGCAGCGCCGACCTCGACGTGCTGGGCGTGGCCATGCAGGGCGCGGCGGCCTGCGTGCTGCTGCTGGCGTTCCGCGACGGCCGCAACCTCGGCACCCGCGCGTTCTTCCCGAAGACCAACGGTGAGGACAGCGCCGCCGAGGTGCTGGCTGCGTTCGTCTCGCAGTACTACGCCGAACAGCCGCCGCCGGCCGAGATCGTGCTGGACGGTGATATCCCGGAGCGCGAGCTGATCGAGCAGGCGCTCACCGAACACGCCGGGCGCCGGGTCGAGCTGCGGACCAGTGTGCGCGGCGAGCGTGCCGCGCATCTTGAGCTGGTGCGCCGCAATGCCCAGCTGACCCTGGCCACAGAGCTGGCCAGCAGCAGTGCGCAACAGGCGCGCGCCCAGGCGTTGCAGGAGCTGCTGGGACTGCCCGCATTGCCGGCGCGGATCGAGTGCTTCGACATCAGCCACACCATGGGCGAGGCGACCGTGGCCTCCTGCGTGGTGTTCGACGCGCAGGGGCCGGTGCGCAAGCAGTACCGCCGCTACAACATCACCGGCATCGAGCCCGGCGACGACTACGCGGCGATGCACCAGGCCCTGCAGCGCCGTTTCCGCCCCGCGGCGGAAGGCGAGCCCGACGCGGTGCTGCCCGATGTGCTGCTGATCGACGGCGGCGCGGGGCAGGTGGCGCAGGCGCGCGACGTGCTGACCGATGCCGGCATCACCGGGATCGCCCTCGTCGGCGTGGCCAAAGGTCCGGAACGCAAGCCCGGCGCGGAGACCCTGCTGCTGCCGGACGGGCGCGAAGTCCAGCCAGGTGCGGCGTCGCCGGCGCTGCAGCTGGTGCAGCAGGTGCGCGACGAGGCCCACCGCTTCGCCATTACCGGCCATCGCGGCAAGCGCCAGAAGGCACGCAGTACCAGCCGGCTCGAGGACATCGCCGGCATCGGTCCGCGTCGGCGCGCGGCGCTGCTGAAGCACTTCGGTGGCTTGCAGGGGCTCAGGGCCGCGCCGGTGGACGAGCTTGCCAAGGTGGAGGGCATCAACCGCGCCTTGGCCCAGCGCCT
- a CDS encoding MotA/TolQ/ExbB proton channel family protein, with protein sequence MLELVKAGGWPMIPLLLLTVAALAIIVERFWSLRRERVLPPGLGDEVRAWVARGKPLEPAHIESLRATAPLGALLAAELDVRHRGREVIRERVEDVGRHLVHRMERFLNALGTIAAAGPLLGLFGTVVGMIEMFLGILDHGLGDAGQLAGGIGKALICTATGMVVAIPALAFHRYFRGRIAGYIVDMEHEAMRLQDVLDEAPGVVPARQD encoded by the coding sequence GTGCTGGAACTCGTCAAGGCCGGAGGCTGGCCGATGATCCCGCTGCTGCTGCTGACCGTGGCGGCGCTGGCGATCATCGTTGAACGATTCTGGAGCCTGCGCCGCGAGCGCGTGCTGCCGCCCGGCCTGGGCGACGAAGTGCGCGCCTGGGTGGCACGCGGCAAGCCGCTGGAGCCGGCCCACATCGAGTCCCTGCGCGCCACCGCGCCGCTGGGCGCGCTGCTGGCGGCCGAACTGGACGTGCGCCATCGCGGCCGCGAGGTGATCCGCGAGCGTGTGGAGGACGTCGGCCGCCACCTTGTCCACCGCATGGAGCGGTTCCTCAACGCGCTGGGCACCATCGCCGCCGCCGGCCCGCTGCTGGGCCTGTTCGGCACCGTGGTCGGCATGATCGAGATGTTCCTCGGCATCCTCGACCACGGTCTGGGGGATGCCGGCCAGCTTGCGGGCGGCATCGGCAAGGCGCTGATCTGCACCGCCACGGGCATGGTGGTGGCGATCCCCGCGCTGGCCTTCCACCGCTATTTCCGTGGCCGCATCGCCGGCTACATCGTCGACATGGAGCACGAGGCGATGCGCTTGCAGGACGTGCTGGACGAAGCGCCCGGCGTGGTCCCGGCACGGCAGGACTGA
- the msbA gene encoding lipid A export permease/ATP-binding protein MsbA — MSDAVSPWAIYRRLRGLAAPYRGVLLVALFGLALEGVAAGAFGLLTKPMVDETFVARNQDYGLLLPLAIIGIFVVRGVAGYATDLYMAKAARGIARDMRVNALDKYLRLPGLRFDAEPVPSMLVRLGSDSDQVAQAVVDSAKVMLQQSLQVVAMLAVMLYASWRVTLAVLLLGPLIAWMMDKVGRRYRRIGHRVQETSAEMMLAADQALSNQQEVKVYGARAAELERYTGLANHNLGLSLKVEATRSISSAVVQLTGAVGLAVLLFFAGREALEGRLTAGGFVQLMIAMLAIIPALKQLTNVQGMLQRGVASAERLFSVLDADDEIDAGERPLARARGLIEFRDVRLAYPDQPRPALDGISFSARPGTVTAIVGRSGSGKSTLVKLIPRFYEPDGGQILLDGHPLADYPLADLRRQLAMVGQQVMLFDGTVAANVAYGELRGAADHDVARALRDANAMEFVERLPDGMQAQIGVKGGKLSGGQRQRLAIARAMLKDAPILILDEATAALDNASERLVQEALAQLIPDRTTLVIAHRLSTVEHADQILVLDEGRLVEQGTHAELLAQGGVYAQLHAAQFRENGA; from the coding sequence ATGAGCGATGCCGTCTCCCCCTGGGCGATCTACCGACGCCTGCGCGGCCTGGCCGCACCGTACCGCGGGGTGCTGCTGGTAGCGTTGTTCGGGCTGGCGCTGGAGGGCGTTGCCGCCGGCGCGTTCGGCCTGCTGACCAAACCCATGGTCGACGAGACGTTCGTCGCCCGCAACCAGGACTATGGGCTGCTGTTGCCGCTGGCCATCATCGGCATCTTCGTGGTGCGCGGCGTGGCCGGCTATGCCACCGACCTGTACATGGCCAAGGCCGCGCGTGGCATCGCCCGCGACATGCGGGTGAACGCGCTGGACAAGTACCTGCGGCTTCCGGGCCTGCGCTTCGACGCCGAGCCGGTGCCGTCGATGCTGGTGCGGCTGGGTTCGGACAGCGACCAGGTCGCGCAGGCGGTGGTGGATTCGGCCAAAGTCATGCTGCAGCAGTCGCTGCAGGTGGTGGCGATGCTGGCGGTCATGCTGTACGCCAGTTGGCGGGTGACGCTGGCGGTGCTGCTGCTGGGGCCGCTGATCGCATGGATGATGGACAAGGTGGGCAGGCGCTACCGCCGCATTGGCCACCGGGTACAGGAAACCTCGGCCGAAATGATGCTGGCCGCCGACCAGGCGCTGTCCAACCAGCAGGAGGTCAAGGTCTACGGTGCCCGCGCCGCCGAACTGGAGCGTTACACCGGGCTTGCCAACCACAACCTGGGCCTGAGCCTGAAGGTCGAGGCCACCCGCAGCATTTCCTCGGCGGTGGTGCAGCTCACCGGCGCGGTGGGCCTGGCCGTGCTGCTGTTCTTCGCCGGCCGCGAGGCGCTGGAAGGGCGGCTGACCGCCGGCGGTTTCGTGCAGCTGATGATCGCGATGCTGGCGATCATCCCCGCGCTGAAGCAGCTCACCAACGTGCAGGGCATGCTCCAGCGCGGCGTCGCTTCCGCCGAACGCCTGTTCTCGGTGCTGGATGCCGACGACGAGATCGACGCCGGCGAGCGTCCGCTGGCGCGCGCGCGCGGGCTGATCGAGTTCCGCGACGTCCGCCTGGCCTATCCGGACCAGCCGCGCCCGGCGCTCGACGGCATCAGCTTCTCCGCCCGGCCCGGCACGGTCACCGCCATCGTCGGCCGCTCCGGCAGTGGCAAGTCCACGCTGGTGAAACTGATTCCGCGCTTCTACGAACCCGATGGCGGGCAGATCCTGCTCGATGGACACCCGCTTGCCGACTATCCGCTGGCCGACCTGCGCCGGCAGCTGGCGATGGTGGGGCAGCAGGTGATGCTGTTCGACGGCACCGTCGCCGCCAACGTCGCCTACGGGGAGCTGCGCGGCGCGGCCGACCATGACGTGGCGCGGGCACTGCGCGACGCCAACGCGATGGAATTCGTGGAGCGCCTGCCCGATGGCATGCAGGCGCAGATCGGGGTCAAGGGCGGCAAGCTGTCCGGCGGCCAGCGCCAGCGCCTGGCGATCGCCCGGGCGATGCTGAAGGACGCGCCGATCCTCATCCTCGACGAGGCCACCGCTGCGCTCGACAACGCCTCCGAGCGGCTGGTGCAGGAGGCACTGGCGCAGCTGATCCCGGATCGCACCACGCTGGTCATCGCCCACCGCCTGTCCACCGTCGAGCATGCGGACCAGATCCTGGTGCTGGACGAGGGCCGGCTGGTGGAGCAGGGCACCCATGCGGAATTGCTGGCGCAGGGCGGCGTGTACGCGCAGCTGCATGCTGCGCAGTTCCGGGAGAACGGGGCTTGA
- a CDS encoding biopolymer transporter ExbD, with the protein MRIADRRDDDIPEINLVPLIDVVLCLLIFFVVTTTFDARSVLKLELPRADGQPADAQAQPLGILINADGRYFVGDREVLRTDVESLKQALREVAGDDRQRVVLIRADARTPWQAVVTAYEALAQLGFRKIANATTPPVAGASGQDKGA; encoded by the coding sequence ATGCGGATCGCCGACCGTCGCGACGACGACATCCCCGAGATCAACCTGGTGCCGCTGATCGACGTGGTGCTGTGCCTGCTGATCTTCTTCGTCGTCACCACCACCTTCGACGCGCGTTCGGTGCTCAAGCTCGAGCTGCCGCGTGCCGACGGCCAGCCCGCCGACGCGCAGGCGCAGCCGCTGGGCATCCTGATCAATGCGGACGGGCGCTACTTCGTCGGTGATCGCGAGGTGCTGCGCACCGACGTGGAGTCGCTGAAGCAGGCGCTGCGCGAGGTCGCTGGCGACGACCGTCAGCGCGTGGTGCTGATTCGCGCCGATGCGCGCACGCCGTGGCAGGCGGTGGTGACCGCCTACGAGGCGCTGGCCCAGCTCGGCTTCCGCAAGATCGCCAATGCCACCACACCGCCGGTCGCGGGGGCTTCAGGCCAGGACAAGGGCGCATGA
- the kdsB gene encoding 3-deoxy-manno-octulosonate cytidylyltransferase: MTTSDFIVAIPARYAASRLPGKPLQPIGGEPMVLHAARRALAAGAREVWVATDDVRIADALQDSGVRIAMTSPAHASGTDRLAECARIAGWPDDAIVVNLQGDEPFAPADGITCVARAVAESGAGIATLATPIDEVETLFDPNAVKVVRAAGGDALYFSRAPVPWPRDAFARDRSMLPPGKWLRHIGIYGYRVAALRAFAALPPGRLERVEALEQLRALEAGWRIAVALAPSPFPPGVDTPEDLARANHIFMQQRSGIDHG; the protein is encoded by the coding sequence ATGACCACCTCCGATTTCATCGTCGCCATCCCCGCCCGCTATGCCGCTTCCCGCCTGCCGGGCAAGCCGCTGCAACCGATCGGCGGCGAACCCATGGTGCTGCACGCCGCCCGTCGCGCGCTGGCCGCAGGTGCGCGCGAAGTGTGGGTGGCAACCGACGATGTGCGCATCGCCGATGCGTTGCAGGACAGCGGCGTGCGGATCGCGATGACCTCGCCCGCGCATGCGTCCGGCACCGACCGGTTGGCCGAATGCGCGCGCATCGCGGGCTGGCCCGACGACGCCATCGTGGTGAACCTGCAGGGGGATGAACCGTTCGCGCCTGCCGACGGCATCACCTGCGTAGCGCGCGCGGTAGCCGAAAGCGGTGCGGGCATTGCCACCCTGGCGACGCCGATCGACGAGGTCGAAACGCTGTTCGACCCCAATGCGGTGAAGGTGGTGCGCGCCGCTGGCGGCGACGCGCTGTACTTCAGCCGGGCGCCGGTGCCGTGGCCGCGCGACGCCTTCGCCCGCGACCGCAGCATGCTGCCGCCGGGAAAGTGGCTGCGCCACATCGGCATCTATGGCTACCGGGTGGCCGCGCTGCGCGCGTTCGCGGCACTGCCGCCGGGCCGGCTGGAGCGGGTCGAGGCGCTGGAGCAGCTGCGCGCGCTGGAAGCCGGTTGGCGCATCGCCGTCGCGCTGGCGCCTTCGCCGTTCCCGCCGGGCGTGGATACGCCGGAGGACCTGGCGCGGGCGAACCACATCTTCATGCAACAGAGGTCAGGGATCGATCATGGCTAG
- the lpxK gene encoding tetraacyldisaccharide 4'-kinase produces MSHPRLPQTPAWWFDGSTPPLWARALAPLYAGAVALRRAAYRRGLLRSRRAGVPVVVVGNLVAGGSGKTPLVLAVVDRLRGAGWTPGVASRGHGRRDASTPRWVEAGMDASLCGDEPLLIAHASGAPVRVDRDRAAAASALAAAGCDIVVCDDGLQHYRLARDVEIEVQDARRRYGNGLLLPAGPLREPLERAADCTLRVLNLGVAGNDADASCADEWPMRLGVGALRPLAGGRSLPLAAFAGQRVHAVAGIGEPERFFSMLRDAGIGVVPHAFPDHHAYAPADFEFGSQLPVLMTEKDAVKCAAFARPGWHAVPVAARLPEPFWQALLGRLPTRVAEAPR; encoded by the coding sequence TTGAGCCATCCGCGGTTGCCGCAGACGCCTGCGTGGTGGTTCGACGGCAGCACCCCGCCGCTGTGGGCGCGCGCGCTCGCGCCGCTGTATGCCGGCGCGGTGGCGCTGCGGCGGGCGGCCTATCGTCGCGGGCTGCTGCGTTCCCGGCGTGCCGGCGTGCCGGTGGTGGTGGTGGGAAACCTGGTTGCCGGTGGCAGCGGCAAGACGCCGCTGGTGCTGGCCGTGGTCGATCGCCTGCGCGGCGCTGGCTGGACTCCTGGCGTTGCCAGCCGTGGCCACGGGCGCAGGGATGCTTCGACGCCGCGCTGGGTCGAGGCGGGCATGGATGCATCGCTGTGCGGCGACGAACCGCTGCTGATCGCGCATGCCAGCGGCGCGCCGGTGCGGGTGGATCGGGACCGCGCTGCCGCCGCTTCCGCGCTGGCCGCAGCCGGCTGCGACATCGTCGTCTGCGACGACGGCTTGCAGCACTACCGCCTGGCGCGCGATGTCGAGATCGAAGTTCAGGACGCGCGCCGTCGCTATGGCAACGGCTTGTTGCTGCCGGCCGGCCCGCTGCGCGAACCGCTGGAGCGCGCCGCCGACTGCACCCTGCGCGTCCTCAACCTCGGCGTGGCCGGCAACGATGCCGATGCGTCCTGCGCGGACGAATGGCCGATGCGGCTTGGCGTCGGCGCCCTGCGACCCCTCGCGGGCGGTCGCAGCTTGCCGCTGGCGGCGTTCGCCGGCCAGCGCGTGCACGCGGTGGCCGGGATCGGCGAGCCGGAGCGGTTCTTCTCGATGCTTCGTGATGCCGGGATCGGGGTGGTGCCGCATGCCTTCCCCGATCACCACGCCTACGCGCCCGCGGACTTCGAGTTCGGCAGCCAGTTGCCCGTGCTGATGACCGAGAAGGACGCGGTGAAGTGCGCGGCATTCGCCCGGCCCGGCTGGCATGCGGTGCCGGTGGCCGCGCGGCTGCCGGAGCCGTTCTGGCAGGCGCTGCTCGGTCGCTTGCCGACGCGTGTCGCCGAGGCTCCCCGCTAG